The following are encoded together in the Candidatus Thorarchaeota archaeon genome:
- a CDS encoding pyridoxal-phosphate dependent enzyme, whose translation MSSRISRFRDFKCAKCGKTYDLDTVPCNDGCGGRIDITLDIEGLKEVISWKVIEKRSGGVRRFIDLMPLRSAKSHVYLGEGDTPLIKSRRLAELMSLNRLFLKNETLNPTGSFKDRPVSVGVSRAVEDGARCVVAASSGNAAAAMSAYAASAGLKAVVLVPEAAPRAKLVHLKTLGADVFRVRSSGEGVDPTTDLLEQACNRFGWTPVPSFGPFNCFQFEGTKTLGYEVACEMRLDPPDWILFPTGSGGLMAGTMKGLLEFRDMGLIDDVPRPVVVQPEGCAPIVRAARREGHSETIERWGEPMTVAGGLADPYPWDWDAAIKYLKATGGTAVAVKDEMIEQYVTRLAKTEGIFAEPSGVAALPGLEMLLGDGVIDATDTVLVPITGSGFKDLETAARLAGEVPVIPPDVNQLAAQLNSRP comes from the coding sequence ATGAGCTCTCGCATTTCCCGGTTCAGGGACTTTAAGTGTGCAAAGTGCGGGAAGACCTATGACTTGGACACCGTACCATGTAATGATGGGTGCGGAGGACGTATAGACATCACATTGGATATCGAGGGACTCAAGGAGGTCATCTCGTGGAAGGTGATTGAGAAGAGGTCTGGAGGGGTACGACGATTCATCGACTTGATGCCGTTGAGGAGTGCGAAGAGTCATGTATACTTGGGAGAAGGCGACACGCCCCTCATAAAGAGCAGGAGACTCGCCGAGTTGATGAGTCTGAATAGACTCTTCCTGAAGAATGAGACTCTGAACCCGACGGGCTCATTCAAGGACAGGCCTGTATCTGTGGGTGTGAGTAGGGCGGTCGAGGACGGCGCGAGGTGCGTCGTGGCCGCATCCTCAGGGAATGCGGCTGCTGCAATGTCAGCCTATGCGGCCAGCGCAGGACTCAAGGCGGTCGTACTAGTGCCCGAAGCTGCCCCAAGGGCCAAGCTGGTCCACCTCAAGACACTAGGCGCGGATGTCTTTAGAGTCCGCTCATCTGGAGAGGGTGTTGACCCGACAACAGACCTGCTAGAACAGGCCTGCAACAGATTCGGATGGACACCTGTCCCGTCGTTCGGGCCGTTCAACTGCTTTCAGTTCGAGGGCACGAAGACGCTGGGGTATGAGGTGGCCTGCGAAATGCGACTGGACCCGCCGGACTGGATACTCTTTCCGACTGGCAGCGGGGGTCTGATGGCTGGCACAATGAAGGGGCTGTTGGAGTTCAGAGACATGGGGCTCATTGATGATGTGCCCAGACCGGTGGTGGTTCAACCAGAAGGGTGTGCACCAATCGTCCGGGCGGCAAGAAGAGAAGGACACTCTGAAACCATAGAACGGTGGGGTGAACCGATGACAGTTGCAGGAGGACTGGCAGACCCATATCCCTGGGACTGGGACGCAGCAATAAAGTACTTGAAAGCCACAGGGGGGACTGCAGTCGCAGTAAAGGATGAGATGATTGAGCAATACGTCACGCGTCTTGCAAAGACTGAAGGAATCTTTGCAGAACCCAGCGGGGTGGCCGCCCTTCCGGGGTTGGAGATGCTCTTGGGAGACGGTGTGATTGATGCGACCGATACGGTTCTGGTCCCAATAACGGGTTCTGGCTTCAAGGACTTGGAAACGGCCGCAAGACTAGCTGGAGAGGTGCCGGTGATTCCGCCAGATGTGAATCAGCTTGCCGCGCAGCTCAACAGTAGACCATAG